The following coding sequences lie in one Capsicum annuum cultivar UCD-10X-F1 chromosome 5, UCD10Xv1.1, whole genome shotgun sequence genomic window:
- the LOC107870471 gene encoding IAA-alanine resistance protein 1 — protein MSKKIASFWKKICFFLIIISFLWATISGQCSHGHVHGHEGHHHHGHGMSEVKERKLLEELAEEEDLKLYGFGSHGDMDGHHHHHHHHHGHGVKDLSGLGLWVSAMGCSLLVSLASLICLILLPLIFIQGKPSKTVVDSLALFGAGAMLGDAFLHQLPHAFGGGHSHSHDDHLHDHSGHSHAHSLEDLSIGLSVLAGIVLFLIVEKLVRYVEDFSEGFHGHHHHHHHMHFTKLKDADDRLQELSKENGGSLSEKAAGVNGVSADSPSGEKPSGGATLRKRNTGSSAAEDNTALDAANGSTNSTSFGEEQAKPQSSLVFGYLNLFSDGVHNFTDGMALGSAFHLYGSVGGWSRTVFLLAHELPQEIGDFGILVRSGFSVSKALFFNFLSALVALAGTALALTLGQDSGHSSLIEGFTAGGFIYISVAGVLAEMNNSGKTTLVNTVIQLISLVSGMAVALCISLVE, from the exons ATGTCCAAAAAAATTGCTTCTTTCTGGAAAAAGATTTGTTTTTTCTTGATCATTATTAGTTTTTTGTGGGCAACTATTTCTGGCCAGTGTAGCCATGGCCATGTTCATGGTCATGAGGGGCATCATCATCATGGACATGGGATGAGTGAAGTGAAGGAGAGGAAGCTTTTAGAGGAATTGGCAGAAGAGGAGGATTTGAAACTGTACGGATTTGGGTCACATGGTGATATGGAtggccaccaccaccaccatcatcatcatcatggaCATGGTGTCAAGGATCTTAGTGGTCTTG GTCTATGGGTCAGTGCGATGGGTTGCTCACTATTGGTGAGCTTGGCTTCCCTTATCTGCCTGATTCTTTTGCCTTTAATATTTA TACAAGGGAAGCCGTCAAAAACAGTTGTAGATTCCTTGGCTTTATTTGGG GCAGGAGCCATGCTCGGGGATGCTTTCCTTCACCAATTGCCACATGCTTTTG GTGGTGGACACTCCCACTCACATGATGACCATCTTCACGATCACTCCGGTCATTCACATGCCCATTCATTGGAGGATCTTTCCATTGGATTGTCCGTATTGG CTGGAATTGTGCTCTTTCTTATTGTTGAGAAGCTTGTGAGGTATGTTGAGGATTTTTCTGAAGGATTCCAtggccaccaccaccatcatcatcatatgcACTTCACAAAATTGAAGGATGCTGATGACCGTCTCCAGGAACtatctaaggagaatggtggaaGTTTATCAGAAAAGGCAGCTGGAGTGAATGGGGTGTCTGCTGACTCTCCAAGTGGGGAAAAACCAAGTGGAGGAGCTACTCTCCGGAAG AGGAACACGGGCTCCAGTGCTGCTGAAGACAATACTGCTTTAGATGCTGCAAATGGCTCAACCAATTCTACCTCATTTGGAGAGGAACAAGCTAAGCCACAGTCAAGCCTTGTCTTTGGTTATCTCAACCTCTTCTCAGATGGTGTT CACAATTTTACTGATGGGATGGCTTTGGGAAGTGCCTTCCACCTTTATGGATCAGTTGGTGGGTGGTCAAGAACTGTGTTCCTTCTTGCACATGAGCTCCCTCAAGAG ATAGGTGATTTTGGAATCTTGGTAAGGTCTGGGTTCAGCGTCTCCAAAGCCCTCTTCTTTAACTTCTTGTCTGCACTTGTGGCACTAGCTGGAACTGCATTG GCATTGACGTTGGGACAAGATTCTGGTCATTCGTCATTGATTGAG GGATTTACTGCTGGTGGCTTCATCTACATTTCGGTTGCTGGAGTGTTGGCTGAAATGAATAATAGTGGCAAGACGACATTGGTGAATACTGTAATCCAACTTATCTCTCTGGTATCAGGGATGGCTGTTGCTCTTTGCATCTCCCTTGTTGAATGA